A section of the Candidatus Desulfofervidus auxilii genome encodes:
- the rlmD gene encoding 23S rRNA (uracil(1939)-C(5))-methyltransferase RlmD, giving the protein MHLKIEKIVPGGWGLAKMNGKVIFVPYVLPNEIVKAKIFLEKKDYAFAEIIEIVSPSPQRISPICPHFGVCGGCDYQHIPYDLQVKIKENLFKDEIVRQLGKGIIDVVKGIIPATNPFFYRNRIHLKIKRELHKVHLGFFKKNTHELISLEKCFLAIPAINEILIMLKTILKTYAAIANQIKTIEIFFSPNEEKGIVILHTLIEINKKYLKNMAEKLIDSLPALKDVLIKHSAFTYPRSLFDKGYTESGLFFKINNFKVICYPGVFFQVNTDQNKKLLNIVTELANLSGNERILELYAGMGNLSLLLASRANKLIGLDNNKLAVRNANYNAQLNKVRAFFKKIDVDKEIKDFLKEETLFDCLVLDPPRQGCLNALKQTLNIIKPKKIIYISCHPATLARDLKFLSHIGYKIKYIQPIDMFPQTHHIEAVAMAVSS; this is encoded by the coding sequence ATGCATTTAAAAATTGAAAAGATTGTACCAGGTGGATGGGGATTAGCTAAAATGAATGGTAAAGTAATTTTTGTTCCTTATGTATTACCAAATGAGATAGTAAAAGCAAAAATTTTTTTGGAAAAAAAAGATTATGCCTTTGCTGAAATAATTGAGATTGTTTCTCCTTCGCCTCAGAGAATCTCTCCTATTTGTCCGCATTTTGGTGTCTGTGGTGGCTGTGATTATCAACATATACCTTATGATTTACAGGTAAAAATAAAAGAAAATTTATTTAAAGACGAAATTGTTCGTCAACTAGGAAAAGGAATTATTGATGTTGTTAAAGGAATTATACCTGCCACTAATCCATTCTTTTATAGAAATCGTATTCATTTAAAGATAAAAAGAGAGCTTCATAAAGTGCATTTGGGTTTTTTTAAAAAAAATACACATGAACTTATTTCTTTGGAAAAATGTTTTTTGGCCATACCAGCTATAAATGAAATATTGATAATGCTAAAAACTATACTCAAAACCTATGCAGCTATTGCTAATCAAATTAAAACAATAGAAATATTTTTTAGCCCTAATGAAGAAAAAGGTATTGTTATTCTGCATACATTAATAGAGATAAATAAAAAATATTTAAAAAATATGGCTGAAAAATTAATTGATTCCTTACCAGCTTTAAAAGATGTTCTCATTAAACATAGTGCTTTTACTTATCCTCGTTCTTTATTTGATAAAGGTTATACAGAAAGTGGACTTTTTTTTAAAATAAATAACTTTAAAGTTATTTGTTATCCTGGTGTATTTTTTCAAGTAAATACAGATCAAAATAAGAAATTATTAAATATAGTAACAGAATTAGCCAATTTAAGTGGGAATGAAAGAATATTAGAATTATATGCAGGCATGGGAAATCTTTCACTTTTACTCGCATCAAGAGCAAATAAATTGATAGGTTTAGATAACAATAAATTGGCAGTAAGAAATGCCAATTATAATGCACAATTAAATAAGGTTAGAGCATTTTTTAAAAAAATTGATGTAGATAAAGAAATAAAAGATTTTTTAAAAGAAGAAACCTTATTTGATTGTCTTGTATTAGACCCTCCTCGTCAAGGTTGTCTTAATGCCTTAAAACAGACACTAAATATTATAAAACCAAAAAAAATAATTTATATTTCTTGCCATCCAGCTACCTTAGCTAGAGACTTAAAATTCCTTTCCCATATAGGCTATAAGATTAAATACATTCAACCAATAGATATGTTTCCCCAAACACACCATATAGAAGCTGTTGCTATGGCTGTTTCTTCTTGA
- a CDS encoding chemotaxis protein CheW, producing MRENFETLLKEAASLRGKSVKKEKPIVEVLYFRLGQEYYGIELKEAKEIVAKAPVYPVPGTEEHILGVINLRGEIIPLIDLKFRLNLGKSNLEKPFQIIVIGIFEEPLAMLVDVVEDIVEVSEILSSEDSVLKGKTQIGGKIVGLLDLRKIFYPED from the coding sequence ATGAGAGAAAATTTTGAGACTTTATTAAAAGAAGCTGCTTCATTAAGAGGAAAAAGTGTTAAGAAGGAAAAGCCAATTGTTGAGGTTCTTTATTTTAGATTGGGTCAAGAATATTATGGTATTGAGCTTAAAGAAGCAAAAGAAATTGTTGCTAAAGCACCAGTTTATCCAGTTCCTGGAACAGAAGAGCATATTTTAGGGGTAATTAATTTAAGAGGAGAGATTATTCCATTAATAGATCTAAAATTCCGTTTAAATCTTGGCAAAAGCAATCTTGAAAAACCTTTTCAAATTATTGTGATTGGCATTTTTGAAGAGCCATTGGCTATGCTAGTGGATGTTGTTGAGGACATAGTAGAAGTTAGCGAAATTCTTTCATCTGAAGATTCTGTTTTAAAAGGAAAAACACAAATAGGGGGAAAAATTGTTGGATTACTTGATTTAAGAAAAATATTTTATCCGGAAGATTAA
- a CDS encoding response regulator codes for MMTKGIDVSQFIEAFIQTARERLLKLEQAFLELEKKETKELVQEAFREAHTLKGEAKMLGLKEISEVAHSLENLLGEIRDKKRKGPETVDELLKKLEEIKGFINQIDKKETKKETKISQQETIRIKTGLLEKMGNLALETVLNLRQIEKNNFYLRQLLKKQIELKKEWENLSDFFPSKEIQTFQEKLFSFFENLKKVWFRYENTLSHQSPITEELFYQSISSRMVPLSTIFDLYSRQIRDMAKELGKLIDFTVSGGEIEVDRAIVEALNEPLIHLLRNALDHGIESPLERQKKGKPEIGKISLKATQHKGKITIEVEDDGRGINLNKIKEIALKHGIIWKEREIKKEIPLEIIEIMASSGFTTCDKVTKFSGRGVGLDVVKKVVEHLNGSWRIFSEPDKGTKIILELPISIALLPSLLIKANGQLFAIPTKWIEEIREIKIEEITKLQNRELIKLNKDSILLLDLNQVIGFSRLSPRQRMPVVILRYQEYRCAFKIENLVDSQDIIIKPLNKYLKTSLALGSSILEDGTVAIILNVFELVKASSDTKYYFKETFKPFKKKTLKVLVVDDALITRTMLKNILISAGYEVTTAVNGMDALKYLAETPFDVVVTDIEMPKMDGFQLTSEIKRHPNLKDIPVIIITSHETEEEKRKGLEVGADAYLLKSKFSQEFLLETIERLTS; via the coding sequence ATGATGACCAAAGGTATTGATGTATCTCAATTTATTGAAGCTTTTATTCAAACAGCAAGAGAGAGGCTTTTAAAATTAGAGCAAGCATTTCTTGAATTAGAAAAAAAAGAGACAAAGGAACTTGTTCAAGAAGCTTTTCGTGAGGCTCATACATTAAAAGGCGAAGCTAAGATGTTAGGTCTTAAAGAGATTAGCGAGGTAGCGCATTCATTGGAAAATTTGTTAGGAGAGATAAGGGACAAAAAGAGAAAAGGTCCAGAGACAGTAGATGAATTGTTAAAGAAATTAGAAGAAATAAAAGGGTTTATAAATCAAATAGATAAAAAAGAAACAAAAAAAGAGACAAAAATTTCACAGCAAGAGACCATTAGGATAAAAACCGGATTATTGGAAAAAATGGGAAATCTTGCTTTAGAAACAGTACTTAATTTGAGACAAATAGAAAAAAATAATTTTTATTTGAGACAGTTATTAAAAAAACAAATAGAGTTAAAAAAAGAATGGGAAAATTTAAGTGATTTTTTTCCTTCTAAAGAAATACAAACTTTTCAAGAAAAACTTTTTTCTTTTTTTGAAAATTTAAAAAAAGTTTGGTTTCGTTATGAAAATACTTTAAGTCACCAATCTCCAATTACAGAAGAATTGTTCTATCAAAGTATCTCTTCTCGTATGGTGCCTCTTTCTACTATTTTTGACCTTTATTCAAGACAGATAAGAGATATGGCAAAGGAATTGGGAAAATTAATAGATTTTACAGTAAGTGGGGGTGAAATTGAAGTAGATAGAGCTATTGTTGAAGCTTTAAATGAACCTCTTATTCATCTTCTTCGCAATGCTTTAGATCACGGTATAGAGTCGCCTTTAGAAAGGCAAAAAAAGGGAAAGCCAGAAATAGGTAAAATTTCTTTAAAAGCAACACAGCATAAGGGAAAAATTACTATTGAAGTAGAGGATGATGGCAGAGGAATTAATTTGAATAAAATAAAGGAAATTGCTCTTAAACATGGCATTATTTGGAAGGAAAGAGAAATAAAAAAAGAAATACCATTAGAAATCATAGAAATAATGGCATCTTCTGGTTTTACTACTTGTGATAAAGTAACAAAATTTTCAGGTAGAGGTGTTGGACTTGATGTAGTAAAAAAAGTTGTTGAACATTTAAATGGTTCTTGGCGTATTTTTTCAGAGCCTGATAAAGGAACTAAAATTATTTTAGAATTGCCTATTTCTATTGCACTTTTACCTTCACTTTTAATAAAAGCAAATGGGCAACTCTTTGCCATTCCAACTAAATGGATAGAAGAGATAAGAGAGATAAAAATAGAAGAGATAACTAAGCTTCAAAATCGTGAATTAATAAAATTAAATAAAGATTCAATTTTACTTCTAGATTTAAATCAAGTTATAGGATTTTCTCGTCTCTCACCAAGGCAAAGGATGCCTGTAGTAATTTTACGCTATCAGGAATATCGCTGTGCTTTTAAAATTGAAAATTTGGTTGATAGTCAAGATATAATTATTAAACCTCTTAATAAATATCTTAAAACTTCATTAGCTTTAGGTTCTTCTATTTTAGAAGATGGCACTGTAGCTATTATTTTAAATGTTTTTGAATTGGTAAAAGCAAGTAGTGATACTAAATATTATTTTAAAGAAACTTTTAAGCCTTTCAAGAAAAAAACATTAAAAGTGCTAGTGGTAGATGATGCTTTAATTACTAGAACAATGTTGAAAAATATTCTTATTAGCGCTGGTTATGAAGTGACGACAGCAGTAAATGGAATGGATGCCCTTAAATATCTAGCTGAAACACCATTTGATGTGGTGGTTACAGATATAGAGATGCCTAAAATGGACGGATTTCAGCTTACTTCTGAAATAAAAAGACATCCTAATTTAAAAGATATTCCAGTTATCATTATTACTTCCCATGAGACAGAAGAGGAAAAAAGAAAAGGATTAGAAGTTGGAGCTGATGCTTATCTTCTTAAAAGTAAATTTAGTCAAGAATTTTTGCTTGAAACTATTGAAAGGCTTACATCATGA
- the lysS gene encoding lysine--tRNA ligase: MEETLIEHRRAKIKKLLEKGIKSYPNDFKPTHQIQEIIKIYGQKDNKALEELSDRFRLAGRIMAIRSFGKASFIHFQDASGRLQAYFKQNILGKENYEIFKLLDIGDIVGLEGRLFRTKTGELTLLVEKFELLTKALRPLPEKYHGLKDIEIRYRQRYLDLIVNTEVRERFLKRTKIIDFIREFFHKKGFLEVETPMMQLIPGGALARPFETYHHALGITLYLRIAPELYLKRLLVGGFEKVFELNRNFRNEGIDIDHNPEFTMLEFYQAYATYNDLMKLTEELISELAEAVLGTKKIVYQGHPIDLTPPWQIMDFFESLKEIGKIPEEILNNPEKTISYAKDMGAKLRPTEGVGKALAKLFEKLVEPKLIQPTFVTGYPVEVSPLARRNDERPEIVDRFELFIAGKEIANGFSELNDPDEQRERFFAQMAQREAGDEEAHRIDEDYIVALEYGMPPAAGEGIGIDRLVMVLTDAPCVRDVILFPHLRPEKA, encoded by the coding sequence ATGGAAGAAACATTAATTGAGCATCGTCGGGCAAAAATAAAGAAACTTTTAGAAAAAGGAATCAAATCTTATCCTAATGATTTTAAACCCACACATCAGATTCAAGAAATTATTAAAATATATGGTCAAAAAGATAATAAAGCCCTTGAAGAGTTATCTGATAGATTTCGATTAGCTGGTCGCATCATGGCTATACGGAGTTTTGGGAAGGCTAGTTTTATTCACTTTCAAGATGCTAGTGGTCGACTTCAAGCCTATTTTAAACAAAATATTTTGGGAAAGGAAAACTATGAAATTTTTAAACTCTTAGATATTGGCGATATTGTTGGTCTTGAAGGAAGGCTTTTTCGAACTAAAACAGGAGAACTTACTCTCTTAGTAGAGAAATTCGAATTACTTACTAAAGCCTTAAGACCACTACCAGAAAAGTATCATGGTTTAAAAGATATAGAGATTAGATATAGACAACGTTATTTAGATTTAATAGTTAATACAGAAGTAAGAGAAAGATTTTTAAAACGCACAAAAATTATAGATTTTATTCGAGAATTTTTTCATAAAAAAGGTTTCTTAGAAGTAGAAACACCTATGATGCAACTTATACCAGGTGGGGCTTTAGCTAGACCTTTTGAAACTTATCATCACGCCTTAGGGATTACACTTTATTTACGTATTGCTCCTGAACTTTATTTAAAACGTTTATTAGTAGGTGGATTTGAAAAGGTATTTGAATTGAATCGAAACTTTAGAAATGAAGGAATAGATATTGATCATAATCCAGAGTTTACTATGCTAGAATTTTATCAAGCCTATGCTACTTATAATGACCTTATGAAACTTACAGAGGAATTAATTTCAGAATTAGCAGAAGCTGTTCTTGGCACAAAGAAGATTGTATATCAAGGGCATCCCATTGATTTAACGCCCCCTTGGCAGATTATGGATTTTTTTGAAAGTTTAAAGGAAATAGGAAAAATTCCAGAAGAAATTTTAAATAATCCTGAGAAAACTATTTCTTATGCCAAAGATATGGGAGCAAAACTTAGACCAACTGAAGGAGTAGGAAAGGCATTAGCTAAATTATTTGAAAAGTTAGTAGAACCAAAGCTTATTCAACCTACATTTGTCACTGGCTATCCTGTAGAGGTATCTCCTCTTGCTCGTCGTAATGATGAAAGACCAGAAATAGTAGATAGATTTGAGTTATTCATTGCTGGAAAAGAAATAGCAAATGGTTTTTCAGAATTAAATGATCCAGATGAACAACGTGAACGCTTTTTTGCTCAAATGGCGCAACGGGAAGCCGGTGATGAAGAGGCTCATCGTATTGATGAAGATTATATTGTTGCCCTAGAGTATGGCATGCCACCAGCTGCAGGTGAGGGTATAGGTATTGACCGGTTAGTAATGGTTTTAACTGATGCACCTTGTGTCCGGGATGTGATTTTGTTTCCTCATTTACGACCAGAAAAAGCATGA
- a CDS encoding lipoprotein-releasing ABC transporter permease subunit, with protein MKTPYELFIALKYLRAKRRQKFISAITIISIFGVMVGVMALIIVLSVMSGFEKEVRNRILGLNAHIFIFNFKGPLFNYEKIMKKVEKEKGILGVAPFVYGQVMINTSYSVSGAILRGIDPERIGKVSNLPHILKAGNLSILKEGKSLNGEKLPCLIMGQELAKKLGVWVGDIVILISPFARITPMGQLPKIKRFYIGGIFVSGLYEYDASLIFTSLKDAQQFLGLGNAVTGLEVKIKEIFKAREVADFLEKRLGFPLWTKNWIDMNKSLFSALKLEKLAMFIILTLIIGVAALNISSSLIMMVMEKTKEIAILKAMGATEGNIKKIFIYQGLLIGLIGTFLGVFTGISLCLFLKRYPLIHLPEDIYYISTLPITVQPNEVLIIAIGAIILSFLSTIYPARQAARLDPVEAIRYE; from the coding sequence ATGAAGACTCCTTATGAACTTTTTATTGCCCTTAAATATTTAAGGGCAAAAAGAAGACAAAAATTTATCTCTGCTATTACTATAATTTCTATCTTTGGTGTAATGGTAGGAGTAATGGCTCTTATTATTGTGCTTTCAGTAATGTCTGGTTTTGAAAAGGAAGTTCGCAATCGTATTCTTGGATTAAATGCTCACATTTTTATCTTTAACTTTAAAGGCCCTCTTTTTAATTATGAAAAGATTATGAAAAAAGTAGAAAAGGAAAAAGGAATTTTGGGTGTAGCTCCTTTTGTCTATGGTCAAGTCATGATAAATACTTCTTATTCTGTCTCAGGGGCTATCTTGAGAGGTATAGATCCTGAGAGAATAGGGAAAGTAAGTAATTTACCTCATATTTTAAAAGCTGGTAATCTTTCTATCCTTAAAGAAGGAAAATCTTTAAATGGAGAAAAACTTCCCTGTTTAATCATGGGGCAGGAATTGGCAAAAAAATTAGGTGTATGGGTAGGTGATATTGTTATCCTTATCTCTCCTTTTGCTCGTATTACACCTATGGGACAATTACCAAAAATAAAGCGTTTTTATATTGGAGGTATATTTGTATCTGGATTATATGAGTATGATGCTTCTTTAATCTTTACTTCATTAAAAGATGCTCAACAATTTTTGGGATTAGGAAATGCAGTTACAGGTCTTGAAGTAAAGATTAAAGAGATCTTTAAGGCTCGTGAAGTAGCTGATTTTCTTGAAAAAAGACTAGGATTTCCTCTATGGACAAAAAATTGGATAGATATGAATAAAAGTCTTTTTTCAGCATTGAAATTAGAGAAATTGGCTATGTTTATTATCCTCACTTTGATCATAGGAGTAGCTGCTTTAAATATCAGCAGCAGTCTAATTATGATGGTCATGGAAAAAACCAAAGAAATTGCTATTTTAAAAGCTATGGGTGCTACTGAAGGAAATATAAAAAAAATATTTATTTATCAAGGCTTACTTATTGGATTAATAGGTACCTTTTTAGGTGTTTTTACTGGTATAAGTTTATGTTTATTTCTTAAACGTTATCCTCTTATTCATTTACCAGAAGATATTTATTATATTTCCACTTTACCTATCACTGTGCAACCTAATGAAGTATTAATTATAGCTATTGGAGCTATCATCTTAAGTTTTCTTTCCACTATTTACCCTGCAAGGCAGGCAGCTCGACTTGACCCAGTAGAGGCTATAAGATATGAGTAA